One genomic segment of Thalassospiraceae bacterium LMO-SO8 includes these proteins:
- the dapA gene encoding 4-hydroxy-tetrahydrodipicolinate synthase, producing MFKGSFPALITPFKDGAVDESAFKNFVDWQISEGTDGLVPCGTTGESPTLSHEEHMKVTEWCIEAADGRVPVIAGAGSNSTKEAVELTKHAKSAGADAALVVTPYYNKPTQEGLYQHYKTIHDEGGLPIIIYNIPGRSIVDMSVATMARLAELPNIVGVKDATQDLARPINTRLAIKKDFCQMSGEDGTAIPFMAAGGHGCISVTANIAPRMCADMQRAWREGDMAKVMELQDRLTPVHNALFCETSPGPVKYAASLLGKCSAETRLPICEIAETSKTRVRDAMVAAGLLN from the coding sequence ATGTTCAAGGGCTCTTTCCCTGCGCTGATTACCCCCTTCAAGGATGGAGCGGTGGACGAATCGGCCTTCAAGAACTTCGTCGATTGGCAAATCTCCGAAGGCACGGACGGCCTGGTGCCCTGCGGCACGACGGGCGAGTCGCCGACGCTCAGCCATGAGGAGCACATGAAGGTCACCGAATGGTGCATCGAGGCTGCCGACGGCCGCGTGCCCGTGATCGCGGGTGCCGGCTCCAACTCGACCAAGGAGGCGGTGGAGCTGACCAAGCACGCCAAGTCCGCCGGCGCCGACGCGGCGCTGGTCGTCACGCCCTATTACAACAAGCCGACCCAGGAAGGCCTTTACCAGCACTACAAGACCATCCACGACGAAGGCGGCCTGCCGATCATCATCTACAACATTCCCGGCCGGTCCATCGTCGACATGTCCGTCGCCACCATGGCGCGGCTGGCGGAACTGCCGAACATCGTCGGCGTCAAGGACGCGACTCAGGATCTGGCGCGGCCCATCAACACGCGGCTCGCGATCAAGAAGGATTTCTGCCAGATGTCCGGCGAGGACGGCACGGCGATCCCCTTCATGGCGGCGGGCGGCCACGGCTGCATTTCCGTGACGGCCAACATCGCCCCCCGAATGTGCGCCGACATGCAACGCGCCTGGCGCGAAGGCGACATGGCGAAGGTGATGGAATTGCAGGATCGCCTGACGCCCGTGCACAACGCCCTGTTCTGCGAAACCAGCCCCGGCCCGGTGAAGTACGCGGCCTCTCTGCTCGGCAAGTGTTCGGCGGAAACCCGGCTGCCGATCTGCGAGATCGCGGAAACCAGCAAGACCAGGGTGCGCGATGCCATGGTCGCCGCCGGGCTGCTCAACTGA
- a CDS encoding lytic transglycosylase domain-containing protein, whose amino-acid sequence MCVFCVLVGLTAGAQAQAATKAGGAPEPVDSRDLAFMTKAFKAMDQGKWSEVKSLEAKAKDPLARKLILWGRLSSYSGPAEFDELSAFLYSNPQWPRSGRMTAKAEARLSATEADDVVLAWFTGRQPITALGKARYAVALLNRGDKKDENRATAMLRDAWINGDFSKADEKHFMGRHGKRLRTSDHIARLDRLLWDGRYWAVRRHLWRVPKAYQKLGLARISLRRQMGNVDALVDQVPASLQRDPGLIYERLRWRRKKSLDSAIDLVRHLPGDQPHPELWWEERSTLVRRALRKGFVTDAYRIARNHGLSEGADYAEAEWLAGWVALRFLNEPKVALQHFQRMYARVNYPVSLSRGAYWIARSYDDLKQPQRAVEWFARAARHPTAYYGQLSLARVDPAAVLRLPPDPEPDADLVRQFQSHELTRAFRALSAAGADDTLRVVLETLLDRADEHPGWRVLTADLAAEAERRDLAVRVAKQSLRDGLMLANHGYPAITLPRLPVKWNLPSLETALVLGMIRQESAFRGNAVSRASAQGLMQLMPATAKVVATRQGLPFSRARLITDAGYNLTLGQTYLAGLITEFDGSYVLSVAGYNAGPHRVRRWLKEYGDPRQKDVDVIDWVEMIPFDETRDYVQRVMENLHVYRSRLSGTEVAFAPHADLAR is encoded by the coding sequence GTGTGCGTCTTTTGCGTTCTTGTCGGGCTGACCGCCGGCGCCCAGGCGCAGGCGGCGACGAAGGCCGGCGGTGCGCCCGAGCCCGTCGATTCCCGCGACCTCGCCTTCATGACCAAGGCCTTCAAGGCCATGGACCAGGGCAAATGGTCCGAGGTCAAATCCTTGGAAGCCAAGGCCAAGGACCCTCTTGCCCGCAAGCTGATCCTGTGGGGGCGGCTGTCGTCCTACAGCGGTCCGGCGGAATTCGACGAATTGTCGGCCTTTCTCTACAGCAATCCGCAATGGCCCCGGTCCGGGCGCATGACCGCCAAGGCGGAGGCGCGCCTGTCGGCGACGGAAGCCGATGACGTGGTCCTGGCCTGGTTCACGGGCCGTCAACCGATCACGGCGCTGGGCAAGGCGCGCTATGCCGTCGCGCTGCTCAATCGTGGCGACAAGAAGGACGAGAACCGGGCCACCGCCATGCTGCGCGATGCCTGGATCAACGGCGACTTTTCCAAGGCCGACGAAAAGCACTTCATGGGCCGCCACGGCAAACGCCTGCGCACGTCGGATCATATCGCGCGCCTGGACCGCCTGTTGTGGGACGGCCGCTATTGGGCCGTGCGCCGCCATCTCTGGCGAGTCCCCAAGGCCTATCAGAAGCTTGGCCTGGCGCGCATTTCCCTGCGCCGCCAGATGGGCAATGTGGACGCCCTGGTCGATCAGGTGCCCGCCAGCCTGCAGCGTGACCCAGGCCTGATCTATGAACGGCTGCGCTGGCGGCGCAAAAAGAGCCTGGATTCCGCGATCGACCTCGTGCGTCATCTGCCGGGCGATCAGCCCCATCCGGAACTGTGGTGGGAGGAACGCTCGACCCTGGTGCGCCGGGCGCTGCGCAAGGGCTTTGTCACCGACGCCTACCGCATCGCCCGCAATCACGGACTCAGCGAAGGGGCCGATTACGCCGAGGCCGAATGGCTGGCCGGCTGGGTTGCGCTGCGCTTCCTGAACGAGCCCAAGGTGGCGCTCCAGCATTTCCAGCGCATGTACGCCCGGGTCAATTATCCCGTTTCCTTGTCGCGCGGCGCCTATTGGATTGCCCGCAGCTATGACGATCTGAAGCAGCCGCAGCGTGCCGTCGAATGGTTCGCCCGCGCCGCCCGTCACCCGACGGCCTATTATGGGCAACTGTCGCTGGCCCGCGTCGATCCGGCGGCGGTGCTGCGCCTGCCGCCCGACCCGGAACCGGATGCGGACCTGGTCCGGCAGTTCCAGTCCCACGAACTGACCCGTGCGTTCCGCGCCCTATCCGCCGCCGGGGCCGACGACACGCTGCGCGTGGTTCTGGAAACCCTGCTGGACCGGGCCGACGAGCATCCGGGCTGGCGCGTGCTGACCGCCGATCTGGCGGCGGAGGCCGAACGCCGCGACCTTGCCGTGCGGGTCGCCAAGCAGTCGTTGCGCGACGGCCTGATGCTGGCCAATCACGGCTATCCCGCGATCACCCTGCCCCGCCTGCCGGTGAAGTGGAACCTGCCGTCCCTGGAAACGGCTCTGGTGCTGGGCATGATCCGCCAGGAAAGCGCCTTTCGCGGCAACGCCGTCAGCCGCGCCAGCGCCCAGGGCCTGATGCAGCTGATGCCGGCCACGGCCAAGGTGGTGGCGACACGCCAGGGCCTGCCGTTCTCGCGCGCCCGCCTGATTACCGACGCCGGTTACAACCTGACCCTGGGCCAGACCTATCTGGCCGGGTTGATCACGGAATTCGACGGCTCCTACGTGCTGTCGGTCGCCGGGTACAACGCCGGCCCCCATCGGGTGCGCCGCTGGCTCAAGGAATACGGTGATCCCCGGCAAAAGGACGTGGACGTCATCGACTGGGTCGAGATGATCCCCTTCGACGAAACCCGCGACTACGTGCAACGGGTGATGGAAAACCTGCATGTCTACCGTTCCCGCCTGTCGGGCACGGAAGTCGCCTTCGCGCCCCACGCCGACTTGGCGCGCTGA
- a CDS encoding haloacid dehalogenase type II, which produces MAHDQLTDIGACVFDAYGTLFDVAAAAAHCKDDLGDKMAPLATLWRDKQLSYSWLRSLMGEYVEFWQVTQDGLDYSLAALGLDGDPALRQKLLDLYFKLDAYPEVKGVLTSLKAAGLKTAILSNGSPDMLDAAVTNAGIGDVLDDVQSVADVGIFKPHPSVYQMSVDRLGVEAGRICFMSSNAWDAAAAANFGFKVVWVNRFKQPPERLPGKIVTQLDNLSGLPGLLGL; this is translated from the coding sequence ATGGCGCACGACCAATTGACGGATATCGGGGCCTGCGTGTTCGACGCCTACGGCACCCTGTTCGACGTCGCCGCGGCGGCGGCCCATTGCAAGGACGACCTGGGCGACAAGATGGCGCCGCTCGCCACCCTGTGGCGGGACAAACAACTGTCCTATTCCTGGCTGCGCTCGCTCATGGGCGAATACGTGGAATTCTGGCAAGTCACCCAGGACGGGCTCGACTATTCCTTGGCCGCCCTCGGCCTCGACGGCGACCCGGCGCTGCGCCAAAAGCTTCTCGACCTCTACTTCAAGCTTGACGCCTATCCCGAGGTCAAGGGCGTGCTGACCAGCTTGAAGGCCGCGGGGCTGAAGACGGCGATCCTGTCCAACGGCTCGCCCGACATGCTGGACGCCGCGGTCACCAACGCCGGGATCGGGGACGTGTTGGACGACGTGCAGTCGGTTGCCGACGTCGGCATCTTCAAGCCGCATCCCAGCGTCTACCAGATGTCCGTCGACCGCCTGGGCGTCGAGGCCGGGCGCATCTGCTTCATGTCGTCGAACGCCTGGGACGCGGCGGCGGCGGCCAACTTCGGGTTCAAGGTCGTCTGGGTCAACCGCTTCAAGCAGCCGCCGGAGCGCCTGCCGGGCAAGATCGTCACGCAGCTCGATAATTTGAGCGGCCTGCCCGGTCTGCTCGGCCTATAA
- a CDS encoding alpha/beta fold hydrolase — protein sequence MTDAGFTEHRFTARDGLELYYRDYAPAGSGAAQRPAVLCLPGLTRNSKDFHQPAVRLQGLDWRVVCPDMRGRGRSPHDPDPANYRVETYLDDMRNLLAGLGLHRVVVIGTSMGGIMAMAMAAVMPTVLAGVVLNDVGAVVPAAPLKPIIDSMRGRGTFATWDQAVFALRHGFPDLPADTDAEWLDLARATFVEGPDGRIHRDWDLDIVKPLLTLPPDDTDLWRYFRALKRVPTGVVRGAKSDILSAEILAAMIHERPGLIHATVPNVGHPPNLREQPSKEVIDAVLARV from the coding sequence ATGACGGACGCGGGCTTTACCGAACATCGGTTCACGGCCCGCGACGGGCTTGAACTCTATTACCGTGACTATGCGCCCGCCGGGAGTGGCGCGGCCCAACGCCCGGCCGTGCTCTGCCTGCCCGGCCTGACCCGCAATTCCAAGGATTTCCACCAGCCGGCAGTCCGCCTGCAAGGCCTGGATTGGCGCGTCGTCTGCCCGGACATGCGCGGGCGCGGACGCTCGCCCCATGACCCAGACCCGGCCAACTACCGGGTGGAAACCTATCTGGACGACATGCGCAACCTGCTGGCCGGGCTCGGCCTGCATCGGGTGGTGGTGATCGGCACGTCCATGGGCGGCATCATGGCCATGGCGATGGCGGCGGTCATGCCGACGGTGCTGGCGGGCGTGGTGCTGAACGATGTCGGCGCCGTGGTGCCCGCCGCCCCGCTGAAACCGATCATCGACAGCATGCGGGGACGCGGCACCTTCGCGACCTGGGATCAGGCCGTGTTCGCCCTGCGCCACGGGTTCCCCGATCTTCCCGCCGACACGGACGCGGAATGGCTGGACCTGGCGCGGGCCACCTTCGTCGAAGGCCCCGACGGCCGCATCCACCGCGACTGGGATTTGGACATCGTCAAGCCGCTGCTGACCCTGCCGCCCGACGACACGGACCTGTGGCGGTATTTTCGTGCCCTCAAACGGGTGCCGACGGGGGTTGTCCGGGGGGCGAAGTCGGATATTCTGAGCGCCGAGATTCTGGCTGCGATGATCCACGAGCGCCCCGGGCTGATCCATGCCACGGTGCCGAACGTGGGCCATCCACCCAACCTTCGCGAACAACCATCCAAGGAAGTCATCGATGCCGTCCTCGCCCGCGTCTGA
- a CDS encoding threonine/serine dehydratase, protein MPSSPASEVLTFADIESAAQVLKGIAVVTPVLESPLLNAALGFRLRVKAEPLQITGSFKFRGAYNAISRISADRREAGVVAFSSGNHAQGVAAAASMLGLPSVILMPKDAPKTKVELTQAWGAEVVTFDRFTESREELGAKLREERGAALIKPYDDPLIMAGQGTLAAEAVRTCLAEDWTPDIFISPCGGGGLIAGCSTSVRALSPETAIYSAEPAGFDDTARSLAAHERLANDPAARSICDALLAPEPGELTFAVNAERLTGGLCVTDEEAMTAMAVAFKYLKLVVEPGGAVALAAAITGKIDCKGKNVLVVCSGGNADADVYAEALKRPLPF, encoded by the coding sequence ATGCCGTCCTCGCCCGCGTCTGAAGTGCTGACATTCGCCGATATCGAAAGCGCCGCCCAGGTTCTGAAAGGCATCGCCGTCGTCACCCCGGTGCTGGAAAGCCCGCTGCTCAACGCGGCGCTGGGTTTTCGGCTGCGCGTCAAGGCGGAACCGTTGCAGATCACGGGATCGTTCAAGTTCCGGGGCGCCTACAACGCCATTTCCCGCATTTCCGCCGACCGGCGCGAGGCCGGCGTGGTTGCCTTTTCGTCCGGCAACCATGCCCAGGGCGTGGCGGCGGCGGCTTCCATGCTGGGCCTGCCGTCGGTCATCCTGATGCCCAAGGACGCGCCGAAGACCAAGGTTGAACTGACCCAGGCCTGGGGCGCGGAGGTCGTGACCTTCGACCGCTTCACGGAAAGCCGCGAGGAATTGGGCGCCAAACTGCGCGAAGAACGGGGGGCGGCCTTGATCAAGCCCTATGACGACCCCCTGATCATGGCCGGTCAGGGCACCCTGGCGGCGGAGGCCGTGCGGACCTGTCTGGCCGAGGATTGGACACCCGACATCTTCATCAGCCCCTGCGGCGGCGGCGGGCTGATCGCCGGCTGCTCGACGTCGGTGCGCGCCCTGTCGCCGGAAACGGCCATCTATTCGGCCGAGCCGGCGGGCTTCGACGATACGGCGCGCTCCCTGGCGGCGCATGAGCGCCTCGCCAACGACCCGGCCGCGCGGTCCATCTGCGACGCGCTGCTGGCCCCGGAACCGGGCGAACTGACCTTTGCGGTCAACGCCGAACGCCTGACCGGCGGGCTCTGCGTCACCGACGAGGAGGCGATGACCGCCATGGCGGTCGCCTTCAAATATCTGAAATTGGTGGTGGAACCGGGGGGTGCCGTGGCCTTGGCCGCCGCGATCACCGGCAAGATCGACTGCAAGGGCAAGAACGTACTGGTCGTCTGCTCCGGCGGCAACGCGGACGCGGACGTTTACGCGGAGGCGCTTAAACGGCCTCTGCCGTTCTAA
- a CDS encoding polymer-forming cytoskeletal protein: protein MKSAGPSIISADLRIIGDLSSDGEIQIDGTIDGDIRTKSLLVGETANIKGEIVADRVQVHGTINGQIKARSVTLARSARVIGDILHEDLAIENGAFLEGHCKRLVEKKDVDAVRQTIASAAAPKTAPAAAE from the coding sequence GTGAAATCGGCCGGTCCGTCAATTATTTCGGCCGACCTTCGCATCATCGGGGATCTGAGCTCGGACGGTGAAATCCAAATCGACGGCACCATCGACGGCGATATCCGCACAAAAAGCCTGCTTGTTGGCGAAACCGCCAACATCAAGGGCGAAATCGTCGCAGACCGGGTGCAGGTCCACGGCACCATCAACGGCCAGATCAAGGCCCGGTCCGTGACCCTGGCGCGCTCGGCGCGCGTCATCGGCGACATTCTTCACGAAGACCTGGCGATCGAAAACGGGGCCTTCCTGGAAGGTCACTGCAAGCGTCTGGTCGAAAAGAAAGATGTCGACGCCGTCCGGCAGACCATCGCCTCCGCCGCCGCGCCCAAAACGGCGCCCGCCGCCGCCGAATAG
- a CDS encoding peptidoglycan DD-metalloendopeptidase family protein yields the protein MMRRGAFETNAVKHLRALAGRLFPERQLVVRTEGRVSYFKISQPVQIVMSGVVAVALSWSTFTSVSFLMHDQVLQAKDDEIAGARLAYRSLLNEVAEYQRKFASITKDLEENHSLMLGLVEKNAALQRNLSSVSRKLEITAAERQQVISARERLKEQLATLENEMTSLSGRNFALKDNLNAVESDLHLIMTERNKAQNDSSRMRNRVEELTSRLKELQETEGEVVQRMNERAGDQIAGLEKVIELTGLEPDRLLGVSEEEKSGVGGPFIPVEPDGLPAGDLKLELANLDRNLNRLESLQESIARVPLAAPLTSYYITSSYGKRKDPMTNRWSAHYGVDLGGPVKSPVFSTAAGKVTYAGWKGRYGRLIEIDHGLGLKTRFAHLSKVLVKVGQEVKFHEKIGLLGSTGRSTGPHLHYEVVFNNKPLNPLKFIRAGKYVFKDK from the coding sequence ATGATGAGACGGGGAGCTTTCGAAACGAATGCCGTAAAGCACCTGCGGGCGCTTGCCGGCCGATTGTTCCCGGAACGCCAGCTCGTCGTGCGCACCGAAGGGCGGGTGTCCTACTTCAAGATTTCCCAACCCGTGCAGATCGTGATGTCCGGCGTCGTCGCCGTGGCGCTGTCGTGGAGCACCTTCACCTCCGTCAGTTTCCTGATGCACGACCAGGTCCTGCAAGCCAAGGACGACGAGATCGCCGGCGCGCGCCTGGCCTACCGTTCGCTGCTCAACGAAGTCGCCGAGTACCAGCGCAAGTTCGCCTCGATCACCAAGGATCTTGAGGAAAACCATTCCCTCATGCTGGGGCTGGTGGAAAAGAACGCCGCCCTGCAGCGCAACCTGAGTTCCGTGTCCCGCAAGCTGGAAATCACCGCCGCCGAACGCCAGCAGGTGATCAGCGCGCGCGAGCGCCTGAAGGAACAGCTGGCCACGCTTGAGAACGAAATGACGTCTCTGTCGGGCCGCAACTTCGCGCTGAAGGACAATCTGAACGCGGTCGAAAGCGACCTGCACCTGATCATGACCGAGCGCAACAAGGCGCAGAACGATTCATCGCGCATGCGCAACCGGGTCGAGGAACTGACCTCGCGGCTGAAGGAACTTCAGGAAACGGAAGGCGAGGTCGTCCAGCGCATGAACGAGCGCGCCGGCGACCAGATCGCCGGCCTGGAAAAGGTCATCGAACTGACAGGCCTGGAGCCGGACCGGCTGCTCGGCGTCAGCGAAGAGGAAAAGTCGGGCGTCGGCGGCCCGTTCATTCCGGTCGAACCGGACGGTCTGCCGGCCGGCGATCTGAAACTGGAACTGGCCAACCTGGACCGCAATCTGAACCGGCTTGAATCCCTTCAGGAATCCATCGCCCGCGTGCCGCTCGCGGCCCCCCTGACGTCCTATTACATCACGTCCAGCTACGGCAAGCGCAAGGACCCCATGACCAACCGCTGGTCCGCCCATTACGGCGTCGACCTGGGCGGGCCGGTGAAGTCCCCGGTGTTTTCGACGGCGGCGGGCAAGGTGACCTACGCCGGCTGGAAGGGACGCTACGGCCGCCTGATCGAGATCGACCACGGGCTGGGGTTGAAAACCCGGTTCGCGCATCTCAGCAAGGTTCTTGTTAAGGTTGGCCAAGAAGTGAAGTTTCATGAGAAGATTGGACTTCTGGGTAGTACGGGCCGAAGCACGGGGCCACACCTCCATTACGAGGTGGTGTTCAACAACAAGCCGTTGAACCCGCTCAAGTTCATCAGGGCAGGAAAGTATGTTTTCAAAGACAAGTAA
- a CDS encoding phosphatidylglycerophosphatase A: protein MTDDTTSGTAPSPGPDRPPALNPAMIVATWFGCGLAPKAPGTVGSLGALPVAWAILFYLGWPWLAVAAAAATVLGILATAAVLRRSAVKDPSFVVIDEVAGQWIALLPAGLDPVLFAAGFVAFRLFDIWKPWPVSWADREVPGAVGVMLDDLIAGGFAAVVVYGLGYAMAGGT, encoded by the coding sequence TTGACTGACGACACCACCTCCGGGACCGCGCCAAGCCCCGGCCCGGATCGCCCCCCGGCCCTCAATCCCGCGATGATCGTTGCCACATGGTTCGGCTGCGGTCTGGCGCCCAAGGCGCCGGGAACCGTCGGCTCCCTTGGCGCCCTGCCCGTCGCCTGGGCGATCCTGTTCTATTTGGGATGGCCCTGGCTGGCCGTCGCGGCGGCCGCGGCGACGGTATTGGGCATTCTTGCCACGGCGGCGGTGCTCAGGCGTTCCGCCGTCAAGGATCCGTCCTTCGTGGTGATCGACGAGGTTGCGGGACAGTGGATCGCCCTGCTGCCGGCGGGCCTGGACCCGGTCCTGTTCGCCGCCGGATTTGTCGCCTTCCGCCTGTTCGACATCTGGAAGCCCTGGCCCGTCAGCTGGGCCGACCGCGAGGTTCCGGGTGCTGTCGGCGTGATGCTGGACGATCTGATCGCCGGAGGCTTTGCGGCGGTCGTGGTCTACGGATTAGGATATGCGATGGCCGGAGGAACCTAA
- a CDS encoding CinA family protein, protein MTDTAIDDLARQVIETYAARGLTLGTAESCTGGLIAGALTGISGSSAVVDRGFVTYSNDAKMDLLDVDDGILRDHGAVSEATARAMAWGVLTHAPVDCAVAVTGVAGPTGGTKDKPVGLVHFGAARHGRDIVHERHVFDGDRAAVRRATVQRALALLLALAD, encoded by the coding sequence ATGACCGATACCGCGATTGACGATCTGGCGCGCCAGGTGATCGAAACCTATGCGGCCCGGGGCCTGACCCTGGGCACCGCCGAAAGCTGTACCGGCGGCCTGATCGCCGGGGCCTTGACCGGCATCTCCGGCTCGTCGGCGGTGGTCGACCGCGGCTTCGTGACCTATTCCAACGACGCCAAGATGGACCTTCTGGACGTGGACGACGGCATCCTGCGCGACCACGGGGCCGTGTCCGAGGCAACGGCCCGCGCCATGGCCTGGGGCGTGCTGACCCATGCTCCCGTCGATTGCGCCGTCGCGGTCACCGGCGTCGCCGGGCCGACCGGCGGCACCAAGGACAAGCCCGTGGGCCTGGTCCACTTCGGCGCGGCGCGCCACGGCCGTGACATCGTCCATGAACGCCATGTGTTCGACGGCGACCGGGCGGCGGTGCGCCGGGCCACCGTGCAACGGGCGCTGGCGCTGCTCCTGGCCCTGGCCGACTGA
- a CDS encoding type II toxin-antitoxin system RatA family toxin, giving the protein MPTHAEIRRLPYRADQMFDLVADVGRYPEFLPWCQATRIRERSDTLLVADMVIGFKIFRERFTSRVTLDWEAKRVDVAYSDGPFKYLKNHWIFTPAENGQACDIDFYVDFEFRSKLLQSAISVVFNEAVTKMVNAFESRADDLYGGAPTPSGAGRAACGG; this is encoded by the coding sequence ATGCCCACACATGCCGAAATCCGCCGGTTGCCCTACCGGGCCGATCAGATGTTCGATCTGGTCGCCGATGTCGGCCGCTATCCCGAATTCCTGCCCTGGTGTCAGGCGACGCGCATCCGCGAGCGTTCCGACACCCTGCTGGTCGCCGACATGGTGATCGGCTTCAAGATTTTCCGCGAACGTTTCACGTCCCGGGTGACGCTCGATTGGGAAGCCAAGCGGGTCGACGTCGCCTATTCGGACGGTCCGTTCAAGTATCTGAAAAATCACTGGATATTCACGCCGGCAGAGAACGGACAGGCCTGCGATATCGACTTTTACGTCGATTTCGAATTCCGCTCCAAACTGCTGCAATCGGCGATCTCGGTGGTGTTCAACGAAGCCGTGACCAAGATGGTCAACGCCTTCGAAAGCCGGGCGGACGATCTGTACGGCGGCGCGCCGACGCCGTCGGGCGCGGGCCGGGCGGCCTGCGGCGGCTAA
- the lipA gene encoding lipoyl synthase: MANTDNVRPLRHPEKAKNPENPHQKKPAWIRVKAPTSPAYAETRKLMRDRNLTTVCEEAACPNIGECWAQKHATVMILGDICTRACAFCNVATGKPGTVDPLEPDNLAIAAGEMGMKHLVITSVDRDDLADGGAGQFVKCIMRLRETTPETTIEILTPDFRDKPGALEAVIQAKPDVFNHNLETVPRLYPTIRPGARYFHSLKLLDRAKDLDPEVFTKSGIMVGLGETRSEVLQVMDDLRSARVDFLTIGQYLAPTTRHAPVDRFVTPDEFTEYRRLAEAKGFLLVSASPLTRSSHHAGEDFAKLQAARQAGRG, from the coding sequence ATGGCAAACACAGACAACGTGCGTCCGCTACGTCATCCGGAAAAGGCAAAAAATCCGGAAAATCCCCACCAGAAGAAACCTGCGTGGATTAGGGTCAAGGCGCCCACGTCGCCGGCCTATGCGGAAACCCGCAAGCTGATGCGCGACCGCAACCTGACCACGGTCTGCGAGGAAGCGGCCTGCCCGAACATCGGCGAATGCTGGGCCCAGAAGCACGCCACGGTAATGATCCTGGGCGATATCTGCACACGGGCCTGCGCCTTCTGTAACGTCGCCACGGGCAAGCCGGGGACGGTCGATCCGCTGGAGCCCGACAACCTGGCCATCGCCGCCGGCGAAATGGGCATGAAGCATCTGGTCATCACCTCGGTCGACCGCGACGATCTGGCCGATGGCGGGGCGGGGCAGTTCGTGAAGTGCATCATGCGTCTAAGGGAAACCACGCCGGAAACGACCATCGAGATCCTGACCCCCGATTTCCGCGACAAACCAGGGGCACTCGAAGCCGTAATCCAGGCGAAGCCGGACGTGTTCAACCACAACCTGGAGACCGTGCCGCGGCTCTACCCTACGATCCGCCCGGGCGCGCGCTATTTCCATTCCCTGAAGCTGCTCGACCGCGCCAAGGACCTGGACCCGGAAGTCTTCACCAAGTCCGGCATCATGGTCGGCCTGGGCGAGACGCGCTCGGAAGTGTTGCAGGTCATGGACGACCTGCGCTCCGCCCGCGTCGATTTCCTGACCATCGGCCAGTATCTGGCGCCGACCACGCGCCATGCCCCCGTCGACCGTTTCGTCACGCCGGACGAGTTCACCGAATACAGGCGCCTGGCCGAAGCCAAGGGCTTCCTGCTGGTCTCGGCCTCACCGCTGACCCGCTCGTCCCACCACGCCGGCGAGGACTTCGCCAAGTTGCAAGCCGCGCGTCAGGCGGGCAGGGGCTAA